The following is a genomic window from Bordetella petrii.
GGTGGCCGCCGCCACCAGCAGCGCCCCCCAGTGCAGCGAGCCCAGTCCGCGCGCCACGCCCAGCAGCACCGCGCCGGCGGCGTGTGCGTGGATGCCGTCCAGGCCCAGCGCGTCTTTCAGGGCATGCACCGCGATCAGCAGCGCGGCGCCGCTGGTAAAGCCGAACAGCGCCGATGGAGAAATGAAATTGGCCAGCGAGCCCAGCCGCAACGTGCCCACCAGCCACTGCAAAATGCCCACCAGGATGGTGACGGCCAGCGCCAGCTGTATGTAGGCCGAGCTGCCGGCCGCGGCCAAAGGCGCCAGCACCGCGTACAGCGCCAGCGAATTGGCGTTAGTGGGGCCCGACATGACATGGCGGCTGGAACCGAACAGCGCCGCCACCACACAGGGCACGATGGCCGAGTACAGGCCATATTCGGGCGGCAGGCCCGCCAGCGTGGCGAAGGCCACGCCCTGCGGCAACACGAGCAAGGCGCCCAGCAGGCCTGCCAGTGCGTCGGCACGCAGCGTGGCGGGCCCGATATCATCGACCCACGTGCCGAATAACCTGCTTGCCAGCTTGCTCACGCGCCGCGCCGCCCCCATTGTTTACATATCTGATGTACCGGGCGACCGCCCGGCGGGGCCTAAGCGTAAACCCTTCGCCTGGCGCGCGCAATGCGCCGCCCGCGGGCCCGTCGGCTCAGCCTGCCTCGCCGCCGCGCCGGGCGCGCATGGCGCGGCCTATGTCGGCCAGCGCATGGTCGTCGAGCAAGCGCGCGGCCATGGGCAACAACTCGTCTTCTTCACGCTGGATGTGCGCGGCGTACAAATTGCAGAATGCCTCGACGCGGTCCGCGTCCAGCTCGGCCGGCTGTCCGGCGCTTACTGCCTGCAGCGGGCCGTGCAGTCCGCGCCACGCGGCTTCGAGCTGGCGATGTTCCTGTGTCAGGCCGTCGACCAGCGCGTGCAGGCAATAGGCATCAGAGCCCGCCATGGATTCGATCAGCGCGGGAAACAGGTCTTCTTCTTCGTCGCTGTGATGATGCACGGCCGCGGTGTCGAAGTACCGCAGCACGCTGCCCGCCGCGGTCTGGGCGGCAGCATCCGCGCCGTGCGCGGCGACGTGGGCCGCCAGGCGCCGCAGCGTGGCGCACTGGCGGCCCACGCGTTCATGGCAGGCGGACAGCAGCGCCAGCGGCGCTTCCGGCCCGACGGCCGGCGATGAAAATCCAGGAATGCCCACTGCCATGATTCTGCCCTCGTCAGGCGCCGCGCGCCGTTATCCCATATGCTCGTGCCACCAGAGCCGCACGGAGTCCCAGGCGCGGCCCACCAGGCCGGCCTGCGGCACGGCGTCCAGCGCCACCACCGGCCATTGCATCGCGGGCTTGCCATCGACCAGCACCTGCAGCGAGCCAACCTGGTCCTGTGCGGCGA
Proteins encoded in this region:
- a CDS encoding hemerythrin domain-containing protein, with amino-acid sequence MAVGIPGFSSPAVGPEAPLALLSACHERVGRQCATLRRLAAHVAAHGADAAAQTAAGSVLRYFDTAAVHHHSDEEEDLFPALIESMAGSDAYCLHALVDGLTQEHRQLEAAWRGLHGPLQAVSAGQPAELDADRVEAFCNLYAAHIQREEDELLPMAARLLDDHALADIGRAMRARRGGEAG